The DNA sequence CGCGGCGCCAGGCCGAAGTGGTCCGGGTGCAGATGGGTGATCGCCGCGTAGCGGACGTCGGCGATGTCGTGGCCGGTGCAGCGGATGCCCGCCACCAGGGCCTGCCACGCGTCCTCGGTGGGCCAGCCGACGTCGACCAGCGCCAGGCCGTCGTCCAGGGCGAACGCGTACACCAGCACGTACCGCAGCGGATTGCGCGGCATCGGGACGGGGATCGACCAGAGGCCGGGGCGCACCTGTTCGACGGGCGGCAGCGTGCCGCGCACCCACGCCTCACGCTGGGCGACGCCCGTGATCGCGATCGGCGCCGCGTCGCGGGCGGGCATCGTGTCGGCATCATGCACTGCGGCGTGGGAAGTCACATGCCCATTCGAGCATCGGCCGGATCGGCCGGGCAAAGATTTTGCGCCACATGCTCCGATCACCGGGGCCTATGGGTACGGCTGCCCCGATGGCCGGAGTATCGGTTCTGGCTATGCGCCCGAGCGGGCGAAACGTATTGGACGACCCCGGCGGTGCACGGCAGGCTGAGGACATGACCACCACCGCGTCCGCATCGCATCCCGGAACTCTGCACTCCCCGTCCGCGGGGGAGCCCCCCGAGGTGGACGACGAGGACCTGCGGGCGATCCTTGCGCAGGCCCGCGACTTCGTCCGCACCGTCGTGGTCCCGCGCGAGCAGGAGATCGCCGACGCCGATGAGATCCCCGCGGACCTGCGCGAGCAGGCGAAGGCCATGGGCCTGTTCGGTTTCGCGATCCCGCAGAGCTGGGGCGGCCTGGGGCTCGATCTGGCGCAGGACGTGGAGCTGGCGATGGAACTCGGCTACACCACTCTCGCGCTCCGCTCGATGTTCGGCACCAACAACGGCATCGCCGGCCAGGTTCTCGTGGGCTTCGGCACCGAGGAGCAGAAGGTCCGGTGGCTCGAGCGGATCGCCTCCGGCGAGGTCGTCGCCTCGTTCGCACTCACCGAATCCGGTGCCGGATCCGACCCGGCCGGGCTGCGCACCACCGCGGTGCGCGACGGCGAGGACTGGGTGATTACCGGCGACAAGCGCTTCATCACGAACGCGCCCGTCGCGGATCTGTTCGTCGTGTTCGCCCGCACCCGCCCGGCCGACGAGACCGGGCCGGGCATCGCGGTTTTCCTGGTGCCGGCGGACAGCCTCGGGCTCAGCGTGGGGGCGAAGGACCGCAAGATGGGGCAGGAGGGCTCGTGGACCGCGGACGTGCATTTCGACGGCGTGCGGGTGCCGGGCGATGCGCTGGTGGGCGGCAGCGAGGACGTGGGGTTCCGCGCGGCGATGACGTCGCTGGCGCGCGGGCGGGTGCACATCGCCGCCATGGCGGTGGGGCAGGCGCAGCGGGCGCTCGACGAATCCGTCGCCTACGCTGCCGCGGCGACGCAGGGCGGCACGCCGGTGGGGGAGTTCCAGCTGGTGCAGGCGATGCTCGCGGACCAGCAGACCGGCGTGATGGCGGGACGCGCGCTGGTGCGGGACGCCGCGGCCAAGTGGGTCTCCGGCGAGGACCGGCGGATCGCCCCGTCGGTGGCGAAACTGTTCTGCACCGAGATGGCCGGGGATGTCGCCGACCTCGCGGTACAGGTGCACGGCGGAACCGGGTACATGCGCGACGTCCCCGTCGAGCGGATCTACCGCGACGTCCGTCTGCTGCGCCTGTACGAGGGCACCAGCGAGATCCAGCGGCTCATCGTGGGCCGCGGGTTGGTGCGCGCCGCGCGCCGCGGGCGGTAGTGCACGTGCGCCGCCTGCCGCTCAGGCGTTCTCCAGTTCGGCGATGACGATCTTCGTCATCGCCATCATGGCCTGGATCTGGGCGGGCCGGGCCAGCAGTGCGCCCATGGTCGCCGGGATGATCTGCCAGCTCACGCCGAAGCGGTCCTTGCACCAGCCGCACTGTTCGGACCCGGGCACGTGCGAGAGCGCCGCCCAGTAGCGGTCGATCTCGGCCTGGTCCGCGCACGTGACGACGAAGGACACCGCCTCGTTGAACGTGAAGATAGGTCCGCCGTCGAGGCAGACGAAGTTCACGCCGCGCAGCGTGAACCGCCCGTTGAGGACATTCCCGGACATCCCCCGGAAGTGCTCGTCGAGCGACTCGTCGGGGTACTCGATGACCTCGTCGATCCGCGAATCCGGGAACACGGACACGTAGTACTCCATGGCCTCGCGCGCCTGGTCGTCGAACCAGAGGCAGGGTTGGATTGCGGCGATCGCAGGTGTGTTCATGATGGTGCCTTCCTATGCGGGTCCTCGCACAGGAGGACCGCCTGCGCGGCACCGATTCATCGGCGCGCACTCATCGGCGCTGCGCACCGCGTATCCGCTGCGCACGGGTCTTTACCGGAGGCCGCGGACACGGCAGACTGGGAGCATGGAGGCCGCAGAGACCGCGACCGGGACGGTGGACCCTGTGACTGTGGAGCCTGAAACCGTGGAAGCCGAAGCGGCGAACCCCGCGAAGGCGGATTCCGCGTCGCCGGACTTCTCGGCCGTCGCCGCCAGATACCGGCGCGAGCTGCTCGCGCACTGCTACCGGATGACGGGATCCGTCGGCGAGGCCGAGGACCTGGTACAGGAGACCTACCTGCGGGCGTGGCGCGCCTACGACGGGTTCGAGGGGCGTTCGTCGGTGCGCACCTGGCTGTACAGGATCGCCACCAACGTCTGCTTGACCAACCTCGACGGCCGCGCACGTCGTCCGCTGCCCACCGGCCTCGGCACCGCCGATTCGCGGGCGGCGGACGAGCTTGTGGAGGACCACGAGATCCCCTGGCTCGAGCCGATCCCCGACGCCGCGGTGGCCGTGACCGAGCGCGAGTCCATCCGGTTGGCGTTCGTCGCGGCCCTGCAGCACCTGCCGGCGCGCCAGCGCGCGGTGTTGATACTGCGCGACGTCCTGCGCTGGACCGCCAAGGAGACGGCGGCGGCTCTCGGCACCACGGCCACCGCGGTCAACTCGGCGCTGCAGCGCGCACACCGCGAGATGAAAGCGGCGGGGCTCAGCGAGGACTCCGTCGTCGGCGAGCTCGACGATGCGCAGCGACGGATGCTCGACGCCTATGTGGATGCCTTCTGGCGCAAGGACATCGACGCCATTGTCGGAATGCTCACCGACGACGCCGTGTGGGAGATGCCGCCCTACACGGGCTGGTATGCGGGCCCGCAGCAGATCGGCGAGCTCATCGACACGCGGTGCCCCGGGGGACCGCGCGACATGCCGATGCTCGCCACGAGCGCCAACGGTCAGCCCGCGTTCGGGCTGTACATGGCCCAGCCCGACGGCACGTACACCCCGTTCCAGCTGCAGGTGCTGCGGCTGGATGGCGACAGGGTGGCGAAGGTGGTCGCATTCTTCACGCCGGGTCTGTTCGAGCGGTTCGGGCTGCCCGCCCGGCTGGACGCGCCTGCGGGGTGACGGCCAGGCGATGATTCCCCGGACGGGCGCGGTCTGCCCTGGGGTAAGGACTTGCAGCCATCGAAGGAACGGGATCCGTCATGTCCGAACTGAAGACCCTCTCCACCGTCGACAGCCTCGCCGCCGTCATGTTCACCGTCGCCGACCCGGACGCGGCGTGCGCGTTCTACACCGAGAAGCTGGACTTCAAGGTGCGCGCCGACGTGCGCTTCGGGGAGAACGGCGAGAACCGGTGGCTGGAAGTGCAGCGGTGACCGCCGGGCGGCCGCGTCACGACGCGCCCGGCGCGTCCGCGCCGCCCTCGTCGGAACGAGTCTCGCCCGTTCCGGCGGCCCTGCCCTCCGGGGCGTCGGCGGCATCGGCGCCCAGCACCCCGCGGGCGGCCTTCGCCGCGCCCGCCGTCGTTTCGCCCACACGCGTGGCGTGCGAGGCGACGGCGTCGTCGACGGCGGAGATGCCGGTGGAGCCGAACATCTTCTTCTGCGTGTCCATCGCGGTCTCGACGGACTTCTCGTAGGCGTCGACGCCTGCGATCCCGGCCTTCTTGCCCGCGCCGAGCGCGGCCGACCCGGCCTTGCGGCCTATCCCCACTGCGGTTGTGCCGGCCTTCCATCCCGCCCCGAGCGCCGCGACGCCGAGCCGCTTGCCCGTGTCGAGCGCTGCGGCGGCGGTGCCGTGCGGCTGCTCCTGGGCGGCCGGCGTCTCCGGGGACTGCGCCTGCGACGACGGTGTGCCGGTCCGCCGTGCGGTGTCGGCGGCCCCGCCGCCGGGGCGCTGCGATCCTGCGCCCCGGGCTGCGCGCTGTCGCCGGCGCCCTGCCCGGCCGCCCCGCGCGCGGCCCGCCGCCGCGCCCGTGCGTCGCCGACGTACTTGCCCACGCCCTTGATCGCCGGGCCAGCGGATGTCTTCGCCGAGCCCGCCAGCGAGGACAGGCGGGCGCGGGCGCGCGCCCCTTTGCCGTGGGCGTCGCCGCCCTCTGGGGCCTCCCGGGGTGCTGGATCCGTCATCGCAGACTCCTGACCGTGCGGTGTGCGCCCGGGCGGGCCGCCGGGGCGTGCGCTCAGCTGTGGACGTACGTGCCGGGTGCTGCCACCAGCGGCGGGTGCGTCGCACTGCCCATGCGCGGCGGGGCCTGCATCGCTCCTGCGCGCGCGGAGCCCCACTGCGCCCAATCCTCCCACCACGTGCGGTCGGTGCGGGTGGCTTTCTCCGCCCATCCCTCCGCGCTGTCGGGCAGCGGCTCGAGCGTGGCGGCGTCGGGGGCGCCGAGGGCCTTGCACCAGCTCTTCTTGCTGGGCGGGTTGACGATGCCCGCGATGTGCCCGCCGTTGGACAGCACGTACCGCGCGTCCTTGCCGAACAGCCGGGCGCCCTTGTACGACGATCGCCACGGAACGATGTGGTCCACGTCGGCGCCGACGATGTAGACGTCGCCGGAGAAATCGCGCAGGGAGATCGTGCGCCCGCAGATCTCGAACTCCTCCTTGCACAGCAGGTTCTCGCCGTACAGGTCGCGCAGGTATTCGG is a window from the Tomitella gaofuii genome containing:
- a CDS encoding acyl-CoA dehydrogenase family protein, which translates into the protein MTTTASASHPGTLHSPSAGEPPEVDDEDLRAILAQARDFVRTVVVPREQEIADADEIPADLREQAKAMGLFGFAIPQSWGGLGLDLAQDVELAMELGYTTLALRSMFGTNNGIAGQVLVGFGTEEQKVRWLERIASGEVVASFALTESGAGSDPAGLRTTAVRDGEDWVITGDKRFITNAPVADLFVVFARTRPADETGPGIAVFLVPADSLGLSVGAKDRKMGQEGSWTADVHFDGVRVPGDALVGGSEDVGFRAAMTSLARGRVHIAAMAVGQAQRALDESVAYAAAATQGGTPVGEFQLVQAMLADQQTGVMAGRALVRDAAAKWVSGEDRRIAPSVAKLFCTEMAGDVADLAVQVHGGTGYMRDVPVERIYRDVRLLRLYEGTSEIQRLIVGRGLVRAARRGR
- a CDS encoding VOC family protein translates to MNTPAIAAIQPCLWFDDQAREAMEYYVSVFPDSRIDEVIEYPDESLDEHFRGMSGNVLNGRFTLRGVNFVCLDGGPIFTFNEAVSFVVTCADQAEIDRYWAALSHVPGSEQCGWCKDRFGVSWQIIPATMGALLARPAQIQAMMAMTKIVIAELENA
- a CDS encoding sigma-70 family RNA polymerase sigma factor; the protein is MEAAETATGTVDPVTVEPETVEAEAANPAKADSASPDFSAVAARYRRELLAHCYRMTGSVGEAEDLVQETYLRAWRAYDGFEGRSSVRTWLYRIATNVCLTNLDGRARRPLPTGLGTADSRAADELVEDHEIPWLEPIPDAAVAVTERESIRLAFVAALQHLPARQRAVLILRDVLRWTAKETAAALGTTATAVNSALQRAHREMKAAGLSEDSVVGELDDAQRRMLDAYVDAFWRKDIDAIVGMLTDDAVWEMPPYTGWYAGPQQIGELIDTRCPGGPRDMPMLATSANGQPAFGLYMAQPDGTYTPFQLQVLRLDGDRVAKVVAFFTPGLFERFGLPARLDAPAG
- a CDS encoding VOC family protein produces the protein MSELKTLSTVDSLAAVMFTVADPDAACAFYTEKLDFKVRADVRFGENGENRWLEVQR